One Osmerus eperlanus chromosome 2, fOsmEpe2.1, whole genome shotgun sequence genomic window, GCCAAACCTGTGGCCCCGGGTGATTGGAGGATGATAGTCCTGCTCCAGTGCTACTTTCCCTAAAGTGACGCAGATTTATCTGGCCTCGTTGACTGGGGTCTGTGAAAAATCAAGTCACTCTGTTGGTATCTGTCTCTAGCCCGGAGTGACAGCATTTTAACATTTTGATCTAGGAGCGGTGCCATTCCAGGAAATCCGGGTCATTTATTACCCGCAGCACAGAATGCAGACTCAGAGGGCAAAGTGGTTCATATTTCACTATAAAATGACAGTGATACAACTGTGTGCAGTAAGAATGAAATGGGCTCTGTGGATCCTCTCGTGAAGAAAAGGCCTTGTTCTGCAAGCATTCAAATGAGGTCCTTTATAACAGGACTTTTACACGGCACCCCTGTTGGGAAACACGCTTTATAATACTCCTGGGAAGGTATTCCACTGAGGTCTGATGCTTTCTCCTACCGCACACGCTGTCTGCTCTAGGTATTGAATGCAAGGgattgctcgctctctctcacacacacagactttccACTCCTAGACTCTATAAGGCTGGCGTGTCTGAATGTACTGTAAAAGACAGATTCAATAGGGTATTCAAAGGCATAGAAGAGAGATTGTTGAAAAGATGCCAACTTACATAGATGGCAAATGCTTCTGCTTTCCAGTCAACCTGAGATGAGGAACAGCCAGAAGATAATAGCATCGGTCTGCTGACAGTTAGCAACCCTTCTCCTGGACAGGTGGGCTACTACTTTGGCTATCAATCAGCCCACATGTATtatgcatgtacagtatgtaaataaagttgattttagAAAGCGGGCCATTTGTTGGTTGAGAAGTGGAAAACAATTTGTGAATCGCTCTGCTGCTGTGATGTGTCCGAAAGTTGTGGAAGTGTTTGCATTGTGACACAGAAGCAAGAACCAGGCCCCAAGAGTTATCACGTAGCCCTGATTTGATTTATTTATATTAATAACATCATGTCGGCTTTGTTGCTAAAAACTGAAAAGCAAGATAACAGACGAGGCTCTTCTGAGTGAGGTGAGAACCATGAGGACAACAACATGTATTACTGTACCGTAGCACTGCACTTCTAGACAATAGTCTTTCTGTCCAAAACATTTAAAGCACATCCAGAGCTGTTGAATACTAACTCTAACAAAAGAGAATTCATCCTTCATCTGTACGTGATTACAAAAGTGAATACTGATTCAATATGGCGGCAtggatactttttttttttacaaacaatcaATAAAACAGAATACAGAGAACACATTTTTTTCAATCAAACACACCTTGTTTGACATAATCTGCAACAGTTTTGGAGAATGGAGTTATccattatttttctttctgcaGCTGGAAATACTGAAACTATTCACATGTGAATACAAATGTGATACAAACATAAACATCACAACACTTATAAAAGGCCTAAGCTATTTTCACTATGGCTTTTAATGTATACAACATTGTTTCACCAAAGTCCCAAATTGTAGAGTAAAAATGAAATGGAAAGTCCTTCATTTTGCCTAACATCCAAACACAGAGATGTGAAATTGATCCACCAAGCATCAGGAAGTTGAAACTAGCTAAATACATAATACAATATTTTCCTGAGAAACTTAAGCTGAAGAAGCAGGACAAGGACAAGGATGGCTAGGATTCCAGGTTGAGGACACAAAGCTCTTGAGACTAAGTGTGTTCCCCTCTCCTGATCCTGTCAGGGACACCTTTATCTCTCCTTGAATAggagacaggcagccagacaggcagtcCGACAGCCACTGAAGGCTCTCATTCCCTGTCTTTGACGCATATCAAAGGACAGTTCAAGAGTATTCCAACACTATTCAAGAAGTCTGTaccctgtcacttcctgtggggCCAAACGTTTGTCAGTTGCTCTGTTCCATGACAGGCCATCACAATATCTTGTCCCTTTTGCACATGATAGAAGAAATATGGACAATTACATAGCAATGAATAAATAGGTGAGAGGTGACCATTTTGGTTCCAACGCACACTATTCCATCCATGTGACAATTGTATTAGTATGGCATTCTCATTTTAAGACAGCCTGCTAGCCTTCCATAGTGTGTGTTGACAAACAGAAAATTAAAATCTTATAAGAAATGTTGAACATTCAGTTCTGTTTAAAGTTTAGGCTTTGTTATACCTGTACATCCATTACAGTATTCATGATGAGAGTTCACAGTAAATATTTAGTATATATAAATCTGGACTGTGCATCTCGCTGTCATGTTGATTTGTGTCATAGAGGTCCCTTTGTGTCATAGGTGCTTGTCATCACAAGGTAGGTCTCAGTTTTGGAGGATGTAGGATGTCCCACACCCACAATGTTGCACCTTTCCTGAGCTTGATTGCTCTTATTAGACACAAAAACCGTGTTCCAAAACTGTGAACCTTACACACCAGACACTCCAAGCAGACTAGAGCAACATTTTTAAGTATTTGAATGGATTTTAGACAGTATTTCCATAATACTGATTTAATTACAACTAGACTTCTTTGAAGATAAACTCCTCACATCATTTTGGTTTCGTTGTAGTTGATTTCTGCTGTCTCACAAATTAGCAGGCACAGTAAGTAGAGACAACAATGGCTTACTTCAATTAAACAAAAACACTGTCCTCAACACAAGCAAGCAGATGCTCACTGAGCTAGAACAAACTTCAAGTCAGAGTTGAGATTTATTTGAGCACCGTGGTTGACACTTCACAGGTGCAATAATGTGAGTGGTCATGATGGTGTACGTGAAGACTTCTTTTCAGCGGTTTTCCTCAGATAAAATTGCAATCATATACATAAGATAGAGGAAATTCTGAGTCTACATCTTGAAGCAGTAAAACACATTTCACAGATTAGAACAACATTGTACTTAGAGTGTAGGTTACACCAAGAACAATGGGCTCTGCTCTAAGACTCTataagcacacaggaaagtaCCCACATTCTCTTTGCTTACTCCAAGATAGTGTGTagcaatctacccagacgctcccaggttaccccgctcctcatctctctccactggctacctatcatggcccgtatcagattcaagaccctggtactgaccttccgagcactgaacgggactgcacccgtctacatcaagtctctcctgcagccttacacccccacccgtcacctacggtcttcttcagacaaccgcctggtggtcccaccgctcaagaccgccgggtcccaacacaagctcttctcctgtctggccccccagtggtggaatcaactccccacctccatcagagacactgactgtctctccaccttcaagaaaaggctcaagacgcacttgttccgggagtacaacggtacttaggaatggttcgcttgacctgatgttagtttcctcaaggatcacaatgactcttgcttagagacttgttgctcttgtggttagtggtaactgatttaaaatttttgtactcgctgtgatatattgtttttattattgttgcttgttttttccacaggtacacttgcacttatagcggttcatgttgtttaattgtaacttgtttgactacatgctcttatggttcttccctttggcacttactttggttgttcataatttgtgcttcatgttttggctactcgcaatgtttttgtggctatcttgttgttatgatcagtgacctatgcactttgtaaagctctctcttggaagtcgctttggataaacgcgtctactaaatgaataaatgtaaatgtaaatgtgtagcgCCAAGTGGTTTCTCACCCTTTAGGGTGCATACTCATCTCCTCTCTATGTACTAACACTGAGCTTCTAACTCTCCCACAGGAGGATGTACCACATGGTTCAACAGTTCCCAAGGCCCACAGGCCCCTACCTTCCCAGCTATCCTGCGCAGGGGTCTTGGTCACCAACCTAGACCCCCACTCAAACAGGCGTGGTCCGCCGGTTGACCCCATCCTTCAGGTCAATGGGGAAGCAGTTGTGGACTTGCAGGAAGTCAGAATCCTCGTGTACCGGGCTGTAGGCATTCTCCTCCATGCTGCCCTTTTGCGGATCCCGCGTCAGAGTGTACATAGACAGCTCCCCTAGCGGGCCTCCAGGCAGGGGCGGAGGCGCCGTCATACCAATCACAGGCGAGTTCTCCCGCGAGGCATCGGAGGAGCGCGAGCTAGAGCGCGAGGTTCGCCGGCGGTAGCGGAAGCTCGGTATCCGGGAGtatggcgaggaggaggagagggagcataTGAAGTCGCGGCGGGCTCTCCAGCGGAACTCCTTGTTCTTCTCGATGTAGATGTTGACGGCGAGCACGGCCACGGTCTCGGCCACGATGAAGGAGAGAGCGCCAAAGTAGAAGGACCAGCCGTAGGTGTAGGTGTTCTTCTTGTCCTCGTCGCGCTTGTCGCTGGGGTCGCCGGCGTTGCTGGAGATGTAGACAATGATGCCGATGATGTTGCTCAGGCCTTttttgtggtgggggggggggggggggaggtgacagAGAGCACATTGGTGAGAGACTCACACGGAAAGTGTTTatcagggtgaggggaggacacaGCAAGACTGTGTGAACAAGTCTGTCAGCCCACTGGTTTTCATATCATATCATGTTGAACTCAACACTGTATGAAATGGACTTCATCTGACAGTGATTGCAGAATGCTACCCTCTGCAGtaagaaacacacactgtcaatgAGGTGTGTTAAAATGTCATAACAATGTTCTACACTGTCATCGGGATACTAATTTGTGTGTGCTGAAAAGAAGCAGTGACCCTCTCAGTTGGCTGATGTGGTTTTTCTTTCAGCCCTGCTCTGGTAACTCCAATGACGTCTTTCCATTAAAGTTCTTTCTCCTCATATCCTGTCATCTGTAACCATGGTAATCAGATGACCCTGTCAGATGACCAAATCAGTAAGGTGTCCAGTGAAGCCTGtctcttttttttaaaaatacatacactatgagagagagaaaagaatgtgtgtgagagagagttgtgccaccatcacacacacagttcatatGGGTGTGTgatcgtacgtgtgtgtgtgttcctcagggcaCCATAGAGGCTTTGTGTCTCACCTGCAGCTACAAACAGGATGCCTGCGCTTAGTAGGATGTTGTTCCTCTTGCTGTAGATGCGCCCCACCCCGACACAAAGCCCCCCAAACATCAGAAGGACTGTGCTGAGGATGGGGAACATGCTGGAGGCACGCACAATACCTGtccagacaaagagagggactgTCAGGTACACGCACAGAAGtgctgtcaggtacacacagaagtactgtcaggtacacacagaagtgctgtcaggtacacacacagaagtgctgtcaggtacacacagaagtgctgtcaggtacacacacagaagtgctgtcaggtacacacacagaagtgctgtcaggtatacacacagaagtactgtcaggtacacacagaagtgctgtcaggtacacacacagaagtactgtcagatacacacacagaagtgctgtcaggtacacacagaaGTGCTGTCAGGTACAGACACAGAAGtgctgtcaggtacacacacagaagtgctgtcaggtacacacagaaGTGCtgttagatacacacacagaagtactgtcaggtacacacacagaagtgctgtcaggtacacacacagaagtgctgtcaggtacacacagaagtgctgtcaggtacacacagaagtgctgtcaggtacacacagaagtactgtcaggtacacacacagaagtgctgtcaggtacacacacagaagtgctgtcaggtacacacacagaagtgctgtcaggtacacacagaagtgctgtcaggtacacacagaagtgctgtcaggtacacacacagaagtactgtcaggtacacacaggaagtgagaaagaaaggagaggagaggaaagaagagatgAGAAAATAAGAAGACAGAACTTACGCAGGAGATATTCCGAGCTGTCTGTGTCATAGTCGTTATCATCTGGGAAATGGTTGATACGATAACAGCTCCCTTGATTGATACCTACAGGTCAAGAGAGGAAACATCATGTTCTCTTCTTTTTTAGGCTGTCATCCAAATCTTCCCACCTCTTTCAGATCTCTCTTCTTCCATAGCTCCAAGAGTTCTGGTGTTAGACTCTGTTCCTCAATCAGctctatttgtttttaaattgacATGAATTTATTGACCAGGGGGGTTTTCTAGAAACCAGGTTGGGTAACCCTGAGATGAGGAAACTCTGGGTTTTCCGTTCCAGAGAGAAAGGTAACGCAAACTGTGGAtcagtttccatggtaactgacaatgtgaacctaacctgctcgctagcaggttttccatgACAAACTCTGCATTTCTACCTATCCCCTCCCACCTTCTGAACCTGATACAGTTGGCAGACATGGCttgtcctttcctggttcagccagccgatcttgaacaaaatttaattgggtgtgctcaagccttcggcgagagcacaacctttgttctctcacatatatattattattattgggtgtgctcaagccttcggcgagagcacaacctttgttctctcacatatatattattattattatttttattgtgagaatgctgttaagcattctcactattgttttcctgtttctctttattgtgagaatgctgttaagcattctcactattgttttcctgtttctctttattgtgagaatgctgttaagcattctcactattgcttttcaacttctcagttcttccgccgttttttggcatttaactcgttctgcatactttaaccgattcctacaacttttgtatcaaaacgttcagctccttcaggagatgatggctatgacttttggtatttctcacttttatactttttaagacattaaggtttttgtgcaaattattctcccattaaaagtaatggtaaatcctttcaaatcattaaaaagcttcctcctctttcaaacgtaactacttcagcttactttcagctagagacaccattcaacctttaaaatgttcacaagacattcagctattcccaaatgattcagctttttcaaatgttcagccaattttgaattatgacagtttgaaatacattaaaatgtttgctccttcttgatttttatgaatgagcagcaagcagagtggcacactctgcttgctgctctttttctgatattcaactaatttgtcaaacaaattcctctaacgttcatatagtttaacttacagaaacaagttataccttaaaatgtaggaaaaattgtcctctttcagccaatgtaactactaaagagctcacatttacagattttcagctatgagccttgaagcgagagcagcctttcaagttctctcactaacttcaatggagaggtgagtaaaatcagtcagagaaagcaagaaggaacaagattttgaaactgccgatagagtcgtatttctgaccgcacagacatataaaggacatctctggtttcggcagagtcttgggtctcggaaaatatccttatattttggattggacgtatagttttgcgtctaggtcaacttgtttgaggtgtggatgctaggtaaatgttcgtttttctctctgcctagctcgttagctatcacagctgcgccatcaccgtggcaaccaaacaaacaagcaccaggaaagcaaaaggaacacgtttttgaaactgcaggtagagtcgtatttctgactgcacagacatataaagaatatctctggtttcggcagagtcttgggtctcggaaaatatccttatattttggattggacgtacagttttgcgtctaggttatcttgtttgaggtgtggattctagctacatttctcttattctctgccctcagcgcgttagcaatcatagctgctccatcgccgtggcaaccaaacaaacacgcaccaggaaagcagaaggaacacgtttttgaaactgcaggtagagtcgtatttctgactgcacagacatataaagaatatctctggtttcggcagagtcttgggtctcggaaaatatccttatattttggattggacgtatagttttgcgtctaggtcaacttgtttgaggtgtggatgctaggtaaatgttcgtttttctctctgcctagctcgttagctatcacagctgcgccatcaccgtggcaaccaaacaaacaagcaccaggaaagcaaaaggaacacgtttttgaaactgcaggtagagtcgtatttctgactgcacagacatataaagaatatctctggtttcggcagagtcttgggtctcggaaaatatccttatattttggattggacgtacagttttgcgtctaggttatcttgtttgaggtgtggattctagctacatttctcttattctctgccctcagcgcgttagcaatcatagctgcaccatcaccgtaacgacagacacgcaccactcagtctctcacacaggtgattggtacgtttacttgaccatga contains:
- the cacng4b gene encoding calcium channel, voltage-dependent, gamma subunit 4b, with protein sequence MAWCDRGVQTLLATVGAFAAFSLMTIAIGTDYWLYSRAYICNATNATTDEAQPQPKKARGDLTHSGLWRICCIEGINQGSCYRINHFPDDNDYDTDSSEYLLRIVRASSMFPILSTVLLMFGGLCVGVGRIYSKRNNILLSAGILFVAAGLSNIIGIIVYISSNAGDPSDKRDEDKKNTYTYGWSFYFGALSFIVAETVAVLAVNIYIEKNKEFRWRARRDFICSLSSSSPYSRIPSFRYRRRTSRSSSRSSDASRENSPVIGMTAPPPLPGGPLGELSMYTLTRDPQKGSMEENAYSPVHEDSDFLQVHNCFPIDLKDGVNRRTTPV